One window from the genome of Treponema primitia ZAS-1 encodes:
- a CDS encoding type II toxin-antitoxin system YoeB family toxin has protein sequence MAEHRLVYKVSADQVIIASCKYHY, from the coding sequence ATTGCAGAGCACCGGCTGGTCTACAAGGTAAGCGCCGACCAAGTTATCATCGCTTCCTGCAAATACCATTACTGA